The sequence below is a genomic window from Macadamia integrifolia cultivar HAES 741 chromosome 1, SCU_Mint_v3, whole genome shotgun sequence.
CTTTATCCCAAGCCATTTGCAATTCAATAAAGAGAACAACAAATTCAGCACATAGTTTGTCCCAATTCCTTTAAATTGTGCAAAACAACCTAAAGGAAAGCCCCATCATTTCTTATAATTCCTCCTACTCCACAGCGACCAGGATTACCAAGAGAGCTTCCGTCTATGTTCTGTTTAAAGCATCCAATTCTGGATATTCCCAGATCATTTCCAAGATTTTTTCTGCAAGTGATCTACTAACCATCACCATTAATTTTTTAGTTAAGAGCAGCTCAGCTACAGAGGATACCTGAATTGCTACCTGTGTGGAAAACTCCTGTAGGTCTCGAAGGATAGCAGCTATCACAGAGGATGTGGGCCGTTTTTGACTGTCAAAtacccttttatttctttcatccCAAATGTGGTATGGAATCAGAATTGCTAGCGGAAGCCATAACTTGATGTATTGAATCATCCTAgattttcttctccaccatgaAAATAGCTCCTCAATTGACGGGAAGCCACTCCAATGCAAAGAGAAAAAGCTAAGACAAGCTGTCCAGATAGCAGAGGCATACTTAGTTTGCTTCATTCATTGTATCAGTGCATGTACaaatattaggggtgtcaattggttggtttTGACTTGTTTCTGTTAATTTGGTTTATTGATTTGGGTGTAAGAATGAATGAAACCAAAATATGAACTAAGAAATTAAGGTCCACTGGTTTCGATTTCTGATCGATTTCTCTTACTGGTTTTGATATAACATGATTGTAGTAGATTCGTTGATTGGTCGATTAATATTGAATCGAAATCAATGGTCAGCCTAGATGGTTTTGACCATGGTAATTAGTAGTATGAGACTCGACTTCAACATGAACTAGTGTTCGCTTTGTTCAGCACACTTGCATTTCGCCTCATATAAGGAAGAGGTCCATGTTAGCATAAGCGCGGCAACATAGACATAACTACCCTTGATCTTATCCACACTCCTTAACCTAACCAGATGAGGGTTAGATAGTTATTTAACTAGGCTTTAGTTAAGTTGAACCATGGTCGAGTTAGCCGTTATAAAATTGGCCAGCTTACCGGCAAGTTGAAGTAGATCCACTAATGAGCAAAGAGTCTACATCTACCATAAAAAGAAGGATGAGGGAACTATTATATAAAGGATCCATAACAGGTCAGGAATGTAGGACTCTAATCAGATCAAGTACTGTATGTTAAGGTTTTAATTCGGAGTTAAGGTTTGACTTAGGCATCGTGCAGGTTCGCATTAAGGCAAGATCGTGTACTAACATGTTTAATAGAGGTTCTGATTGAGCACTTGATCCTGTGTAGGGAAAATGTTTATTTGCAATTTTGAAAAAGGGGACTTTTCAACTATAAATATCCAAATTCAGATAAAAAGGCCAATACTCGAATGGCAAAAGCAATTGCCGTTCATAGAGGATTTGTATCGCTTTAAAAGGTCATCAGAAAATTGGGTCAATTTCATTTCCACTTTACCCAATTCTCTTGATAGAAAGgacaaaggctatgtttggttgccaaGATAATGTGGAAATGTAGGGAACAAGACTATCCAGAGAGCGGAATCCAAATCATGCAAATCTTGCCCTTCCCTTCATTACGTCCAATCTTATTGCCCATGGCTGTATGCCTAGATACCTTAAGTAGGATTCTATTTGGACGATCTGTTGTCCCTTACATGCCTCTTAGTTTTGGCCTAAAATCTTTTTAGACAATTGGTAGCTTTTGTTATCAAAGCCAGGCTGGATGATAACTCTTCTACCCTTCTTTTGCTTTGGAAGTAAAACTCTAGAGTGAAGTTAGAACTTCGAGCTCCATCAAGAAGCAATAAAGGCAAAGGTACAACCACAGAAGACCTAAGGAGATCAGCTAGGATTAAGAATTGCACCAACAAGATTGGACTTGGTCCATCTAAGCAATCCAGCCCCTCTTTTACACCTCCACAGTTTTTAGTAGAGGATAGCTCATCCTTTTGGAAGGAAGGCCAGCCCACTTACAAGGATTTTTCCTTGTGTACTCAAAATATATCAAGGAATTCTTCTATTTGTGGAAACTATATCAGCAATTAGagggaagatttttttttttttttttggcgggcGCGAGGGGAGAGGACTGCATCATTGCCAACTCACCTAAAGCTCGCACCATTCACGTTTTCATAAAGGCATCTTGCCTATTCACGGTTCTAGCAGTTTGCTGCCTTTTTAATTGCTTTAGTTGCTTTATTTTAAGCAATTTTATTCCTACTCTTGACTAAACCGAGTAGGGCCGTTCTTGGGAGGCCATATTGGCTATTCTACCATAGCCTAGGACATTATCTTAAGTCACAGTCCTAGCACCTAATGGATTTGGGTGTGACACAAAAAAACATCTCAGAATCAATACTTTATGGACAAGAGCGGTATTCGACCCATATTGTCTTCTAGTTAGTATCATACTATTAGTgcgttggtgtacgatgtcttgtattctatcgTAGTTTAACCGAGGAAGTACTGATGCAGGGCCCCCCGACAGAACGGCAGTTCAGTTTAACCCAATTTATTTTAAGGCAGTTTTATACTTTtcggtattagggtttttcaatatatatatattgaaatatatttttaaagacaattactttctctgtaagcaattctgagaggtatgaggacgagcattgtaaccctattctttattgataatgaagaagaatctcatctcactaaggacataggcaatcttgccaaactTCGTAAACCtgtgtacatttttttttgctagaaatcaaaattgtattaaaatggAGAATAAAAAGATATAAGGGTACAGCAAGAAAAAACCAAAGCTAAAGAAaggaccccaccttcggcattgccatcagcagggtcctccaaagctatctacagaatctaaatcttggtttggagaaagaatcCCATCTAATCTCCTCGATAATATGAGTAGGAAATTCCTCCATGGTTCCAGATAATCCTGTTTTTGCAGCTGATTTTGCAAGGTAATCCGCAATTGGATTGGCTTCCCTGTAgcaatgagaaatcttccaggATATAGAATTGAGGTAGTGCTGTAAAGAAAGCCACTCTTGCAGGGCAAACCAAGGGAGAGACTTGCCTTGAACAGCGGTGACTACTGCCACAGAgtcagattcaatccacaagtttgtaatcctttgacccattgCATGGCGGATACCATGAAGAAAAGTCATGAATTCTGCATAGTAGTTCGTACTGATGCCAAAGAAATGCTTGAAGGAGAATATAACTTTCCCATTGGAATCACGAATGACACCCCCTCCTGCTCGACCAGGGTTTCCCATGGAACTACCATCAATGTTTATCTTTGACCAGGCGAGTGGAGGCTTGCACCAAATGACTTCAAGAATGGAAGGAGGGTCGCCTGGAACTGCATGCAACCCTAGTTTCCTGCAGCAAAGAAGATCAGCAGTAGTCCGAATGACCCCTTTTAAGTTGAGATTAGACTCCTTGAGCGTTCTCAATATTTTCATGAATAGCAGAGAGGCATCCCTACTCTTACCACCATGCCATCGatgattcctttcttgccaaatagTGTCGGTCACTATAATCAAACCAGCCGCCCAAGGATCCTTTACGGACAAAATTCTTCGCTTTCGATTCCACCAGGATATCAAATCAGCAATGGAGGATTGATCCTTCCAAAGAAGACCAAAACAGCTCAAGAAATTTTCCCAAAGGACTCGAGAAACACTACAATTTAAGAAGAGATGGGGCAGAGTCTCAGCATGAAGACCGCACATGATGCATTTGGAGGCTAAAGAGATGCCTTTTTTCCTAATGATATCATCAGTAGTAAGCTTCTGGTGACACAGACGCCAGCCAAAAGTTGATTGACGAGGAGAGAGGCCTTTCATCCAGACCAGCTCATGCCAAGGAACCTTGGGATTTCGGCGGCGAATATCATTCCAGGCTGAGAAAGTACTGAATTGACCAGAGGTAGAGAGGGTCCAAATACATGTATCTTTTATGTTACCTCTAGGGATATTGATAGTTGAAGCAGCgagaaaaaaatcttgaagaagagaagatgaaaccGTGGGGAAGTTCCACTCATTATTGTCAATAAAGGCCACAACTGTCatggaggaagatgcaaacaaaTCATCTCTCAAACCTGCCTTTTGTTGAAAAGATTCAGAGTCAACCCATCTATCTTTCCAGCAGTTTATGGAAACCCCATTACCCACCACCCATCGCTCTTTGCTAGAGACAAGAGACCACATTCTTCGAAGGCCTGGCCAAATGGTGGAAGATTTATACCCTTTCTTAAGCTCCCCATCTTTCTTCAAAAATCGAGCATTAATAATGCTGGACAGGGCTGATGAAGAGTGTCTTATATTCCATACCTGCTTACAGAGAAAAGCTTTATTGACATCCCTTAGACGCCTAATTCCCAGCCCTCCTTCTTATTTAGGCTTACACATTGAGTCCCAACTGTAACTCCTTTGGCTGTTTCAGGATCGccactccaaatgaaattcctcatccatctctccatgatGTTCAGTAAAGAGCTAGGCCACCAGTATACAGAGAAGTTGTGGGACGGCATACCAGAAATAACAGATCGAAccagctccaccctaccagccatggagaggagctttcctttccaaccagccatccttcctttaattttatccataacCGGGAGGAGAGGTTCACGAGTGACTctacccttgaaaatttccactcccagatattttgtagggaacttGCAGATGGAGATTCCAAGGGTATCAGAGATGAGTTGCTTTCTATCTAGAGACATCTTCCCCAGAAAAAgtttacttttgttgagattgaTTTGTTGACCAGAAAACTGCTGATACTTTGTAAGGAAGTCATGGAAATGTCTGACATATTTGATGGAgccatttaaaaagaagaaaatatcgtCTGCAAAGAGGAGAAAACCTGGCATTTGGACACCACGAGGACCCTTGATGGCTTGTAGTTTCTTGTCTTGAAGCATAAGGCGGATTCCCCTACACAGGACCTCCTCGGCAAGGATAAATAAAAGAGGGGAGATGGGGTCACCCTGACGCAGGCCTCGCTCAACACCAAAGAATCCAACCGGACCTCCATTGAGCAACACTAAAATTCTGGATGTACGAAGAATTTGATGCAACCAATCAATCCAAGTATCagggaagccaaactttttcaAGACCTTGAAAAGAAAGCTCCAAGATACAGTGTCAAAGGCtttctggatatcaatttttatccccatacctccacctcttgAACACTCAAACATGAGATTAGCTAACTCTGAAGCGAGGCTGATATTAGTCTGAATAACCTTGCCCTTCTGAAAGGCGCCTTGCTCTTCTGAAATGAGtttagggaggagagaagagagtctTGTAGCCATAACCTTGGAcaaaattttacagaaaaaattttgCATGCATATCGGCCTAAACTTGTCCAGAGAAGTCGCACCTTCCATTTTCGGGATGAGAACCAAGAAGCTATTATTGATACCTTTAGGAAGGGTTCCAGAGCTGAAAAAATTCTTCACAGCACGGcaaacatcaaaaccaattagCTCCCAACAATGTCTGAAGAAAGCACCAGAGTAACCGTCTGGGCCTGGAGAACTATCAGGGTCCAGGTCCCAAATTGCATTCTTGATCTCTTGATCATTTGGGATGGCTTCCAATCCTCTAACGTCAAGCTCGTCAAGGATATGGGGAATGCAGTCCAATAGCGATCCATGGTCAAGGGTGGGGCTGGCTTTATGGATAGCCTTATAGTACTCCTCAACATGAACAGCCAAATCATCCATGCTTGATGTAATAGTACCATCAGTTTTTTGAAGAGAGCAAATCGAGTTCTTCACCCTTCTGATTTTCGCAGATAAGTGGAAAAATCTAGAGTTTCGGTCTCCTTGAGAGAGCCATCTATTTCTTGCTTTTTCTGCCCATAGCTTTTCATGGTCAAGGAGAGCTTTCAAGTATCTGGATTTAGCATCAgcttccaaattaaaaagatggTCATCAATACCATAGGAATCTATCTGAGATTGAATTTGCTGAAGATCATCTTTTGCAGCTTTTAATTCCGCATCAAGGTTTGGGAACACCGATCTTGCCCAGCTTCTGAGAATAGGCTTGAGGCGATTCAGCTTAAgagcaagagaaaaaataggatagCCATCCACAGGTTCACTCCAGGATTTATTGACCACATCCATAAACTCCTCATGGTCCATCCAAAATCGTTGGATGCGAAAGGGGCAATTTGCAGGTTTCATCATTGAATCCGAGGTAATGCACAGGGGGGAATGGTCAGAAGAAAACCGCTGCATCACCTCCTGGGTACAGTCATGAAAGTGGTTtatccattcttcattacaaaaagaCCTGTCCAGAATTGCCAAAACATTCCCACGCTTCCTGTTATTCGTCCAAGTAAATTTATGCCCTTGAGAAGGAACTGAAATCAGGTTGCAAGCATCCACAGCCGCATTGAATTCAGACGCAGACCCAACATTAAAGGCGCCCGGACCCTTTTTTTCGTACGAAAAAagggaggcattgaagtcacctGTAACTAGCCAAGGAGAGGAGCCAATTGGAGTCGCTGCAAGAGCCATCCATAACTCTCTTCTAGAAGCTCGGAAACAACTCGCATGTACAAAAGTTATGTAAATCGAATTGTTTCTCCAATTTATACACAGTGAAATAAACTGGTCAGACATGGAAATAATAGTTGGTTTGGTGAGAGACCTCTTCCAAATGACCCATAGGTTTGGGTTTTTATCAGTGCGAATATTATGAATAAAGCATGCATCATATCccagtttattaaaaaataaagaagggaaagcAGCTACCTCCACCATTGGTTCAGCCAGACAAACCACATCAGGGTGCTTGTCTAGGAGAATATTGCTGAGAGTTGCACGACCAGCAGCCTTCTTTatccctctgatattccagaagAGGGCACGCATCATAAACATTTGGAAGAGGCAATACGGTCAGACTTTCTAGTCTGCTCCACAGTGAacaattgttttcctttttttcttgaaactgTTTCCATGCCGTGGCATTGTTCCTTCTGGAGGGCAGCAGCATCAATGGCGCCAACTTCCGGGTAGTGGAGGGTGAGATGACCATTATCCATAGCACTTGAAGTAATGGAATTTATCACATGATCACTGTGGACAGAGAGTTGACAAGAGCCAGTAATCAGAACTGGATTAGCCGCACAACCTGGAGAAACCAGAACGCCATGTTCTGGAATTGAGTTAGTCTCAGTGGTTTGGTTCACCATATTGGGTTTGTTTGACCCGTGTAAAGGGACCGAACCATCTCTGTTGCATGGGTCATCCAATCGATCTGCAATTGGATTATTCCTCAAATTGGCTGAGGAAAATCCTTCTAAAATAGGTAACTCAATAGCTAAAATCCCCTCTTGCGTATCCAAGTTTCCATACAAAGCTGGATCACAATTATGGGAGATGGTTggcaattttgaatttgaattctttcCTATTGAGGGCTCGCCACCATTCCTGCCGGAAACCTCCACACCAGCCGCCCCCAAAGACGACTTCTCCACCCAAACAGCCCCAACAACACCACAAGCATCATCCTTGTCTTTGCGTGCGGCATCGGCGATGCGTTTCTCTTTGCAGTTTTGGATGGTATGACCAAGTTTTTTACAAAAACCACACTTTCCCAAAGCGTCttcatatatgattttttgtttgaaccaaAAAAGATCACCTGTTCCAGGTTGTCGCCGTTCAACCTGGATTTCTTCCAACCGCTGCACTGAAGTATCCATCTCCACGAGGACACGAGCAAAGTTCCCTATGGATGCATTTCGTGTTCTTTTATCAATGTCCAGGGGGCGCCCCACAGCTTTTGCCATGGAAAGGAGGATCCGCTCGTGCCAATATTCGAAGGGGAGCCCAGGAAAACGAATCCAGACAAGCTTAGAAATAGGAGAGTTATCATGGATATTAAAATCCGGTTTCCACCGCTGGAAGCGAATAAACTGCCGTCCGATCTTGATAGGACTTTGTTTCCAGATGTTTGTCATGTCTTTCTCAGCCTCAAATTGGAATAAAGTGTAGCCTAATCCCATAGGTTTTATAAAAACCTTCTCTTTAAGTTTCCAAGAATTCACAGCTTCCTTCCGAACTTCatccaaagaaataaaccgaaaaTTTATTCTGGCCACCAAAGCAAAGCGATATCGGAGAAGACgttcctcataggcatcttgGGGAATCACGATTTTAGTGAGATTTCCGGCATGAATAGGGTCAGGTAGGTCGGCAACATCAGGGAGAACGCCTCCAACCGCCTTAGAGAATGATTTCTTAGGGAGGGAAGAAAAGCCAGTATTGCAAACATCCACAATAGGCACAGCAGGTGCAGGCGTGCAACCTGTTCCAAAGGATAGGCGGGGCTGCAGGAAATCCGTAATGAGCCTCTGCTTTGCGCGATCAGGCGGGCGGCCTCCGGCCAGAATCCCAATCTCCTCCACCGTAgagtttctctctccacttaccatAGTTTTCCTCAATCCACAGTTCGGCTGGTTTAAAAAGGGTGAATGGAGATACTGTCCGATCTCCCCCTCTCGAAATCAAAACGAAACTGAGAAATCTCCCTCACCCTTCGGACGCCGTGAGAACttcggatctgctcggatctgctcggatctgctcggatctgctcagatctgcacttcttcttcttcttcttcttcttcttcttcttcttctcttcttctcttcttcttccttgctgctggaacaaccgaacctgcaacttacctttctctcctctcgcaAAGCATTGCTCAACCCCTCTAATTTCTCTTTGATCGGCTCACCGTTCCTGTTACTAAAGACAGCAAATACTTTCCTGAAAAAACGGCAGAGTTGGTTACCGTTCTTCAAGCAAATAACCAAATCACAAGATCGATCTTCCAAATCTGCAGCCCAAGATGATGGAATGCAAACTCGATCGTCCAAATCTGTTGTCGCACTTCAAGTGTCTCCTTCGACGAGTTGCAGAGGCTTCAAGATCTACAATCAAGTTGCAGAACTGTAGTGGAGCATTTTTCACATCTCTAAACCTCTGAGTATCCAACCCCCCTCAAACCTGTGTacattgtttcttcttgttttttccattaccttctgcatcgcttttagggttgcgtttctacatcaATGGTGTTAGTGTTTTTGTACTTTATGGGGCATCCCTGGGGTTTGCTTAACTTGggtctctttcccttctttttgcTCCTTCATAGTTTTGGGGTTGTCTTGGGGCTTGCAACTGAGAGTCTTAGGGGGTCGCTCACTAGTATTTgtatatcacttttttttttttggcaatgtAGCCGGTGCCAATGCTGTTTGCCTCTCTCTGTGTCTGGGCGCATCACCACGCTACCAAGAAAGATTATATTtccccaaaaggaaaagaaaaaatagctTTTTACGCTCTTTCGATACTAGCTGCAGAGTCTTGACCATCAAGACACAAACTAAGACTTTCCTAACTGTCATAGCACAGTGGCACAATTGTCCTTCAACTACATATAAAACTTCTACTCTTTCGTAACTGCCCTAGCACATGCATACAATTGTCCTTGGACTACAAATAAACCTTCCCATGAGAAACGTAACTCCATATGCACATGCAATTGTCCTAGCACATGCATACAATTGTCTTTCGGTACTACTTGCATAGTCTTGACCATCAACACAATTTCTGTTTGACTTTCGATTGGTGCTTCAATGTTTCTCGGATGATGCTATAAGCCTACCAAGGTTTATAATGGACTAGGTGTTTTTTCATATATTGTTAGTTTCCCAGCTCTCTAATTCATTCtcctgttgatggccatgccgaaggtgggagaaGGAACTAGTTTTTGATTGTTGATTGTTTTTGGTAAGTCCAGCTTGTCCTACACCTTTTAATGTATATGattttttagcgaaaaaaaacgTCTTGACCATCAAGACATGACCTAAGACTTTCCTAGCTGCCTTAGCACACTGGTACAATTGACCTTCAACTCCATATAAAACTTCTACTCTTTTGTAACTGCCCTAGCACATGCATACAATTTTCCTTCGACTAGATATAAAACTTTCCACACTTTCGTAATTGCCCTagtacatacatacatacaatTATCCTTCAACTATGTATACCCACTAATAGGAATTTGGATCTGCTGCACGTACTTTCACTTGGACGTACTTGTGAATATTTAACACCTGTCTCTTTCGCTTCCATGAGAAAAATGTTGGATCTTCACATGTACATCCAGGTGAACTTATGTGCAGCGGTTCCAAACTCCAATTATAGTCTGGAAAGTATTTTAGATTTCCTTTCTGTTTATCACTATATGTGACTATTTGCAGTCATGGTTCGCTCTAATTCAGCTTTATTGATTACGTATTCCCTTTCACAATGGCCAGTGCCTTTTCAGTCTATGAACTCTCCATCTTTGTATCCTTCATTTTCATCTCCTTACCCTGTTCAATCATCGATAGTACGGCTACTACAAATCTTAAACACCGCGATTTGCCATAGATCTCATCCACCGTGATTCTCCAATTTCTCCACTCTATAATCTCTATACCAGTTTTTGGGACAAAGCTGAGAGGTTATATGAAAGCTCAGTTGCATACTATGCCTATATAGCTTCCAAAAAAAAGTGACAGATACAGAACTGATCTTATTCTTGATGACTTTGTGTACCTTGCTAAACTCACCATTGGTGAACCAACAGTTGATGTCTTCACTATTGTTGATACCGGCAGCGATCTCTAATGGATCCAATGGAGACCCTGCTACCATTGTGATCCAGAGACTGTACCAATCTATGATCGCACCAAGTCAACAGCCTATGGCAACTTAACATGCAGCTCTTCAGATTGCGAATTAGGTCCTGATATGCATTGTGATAGCCATAATGTGTGAACTTACCACATGAAATATGCTGATGAGAGTTATAGCTATGGCCTTCTTGCCACCGAGATCCTATCATTCAAGGACTCCGACAGAGTTGTTACCGGCAGTGTAAGGGATGTGGTGTTCGGTTGTGGTGATAACAACCATAATTCAGTTCATGGCAAATTTGGTGAAATACTAGGCCTTACTGCAACAGATTTGTCAGTGGTCTCTCAGTTACATTCCATCACAAAACGAAAATTCTCCTATTGCTTAGGCAATGCTAGTGATCCATCTTCTGAAGGTAATCTGATCATTGGTGAAGATGCACATATGATcaagcttgttggcattagaGTGGGCTTACAATTTCTTGATATTCCATCTAGGAATGTGACCTTAGATAGTGGCACCATATACACATTTCTGCCACCAGAAGTATATGGTAAGCTATTAGCTGCAATATCCCAGACAATGAAAAGATTCAAGGTCCAACCCATTCCACCCAGAAGAATAGGGCGGTTGTGCTACATAGGAAGTATTAGCAAGGATTTAAATGGGTTTTCGACTATGACCATTGGTTTTCTAGAAAATGATGAGCTGGTTTTAGAGAGATGGAGTATTTTCATCCAACATGAATTTGCAATATTTTGCTTAGCTTTCCTTCCTAGCGGTGGTCCTAATGAGCCAGGCATTATTGGTAGCATGGCTTAGGCTTCgcttggttgcaaggggaatttaaagggaagggaagtgaaattttcatacttaaaaaagaaatgcttGTAATTATTATCCCTTGTGATTCAATGTGATaatataaactatttaatttttttaaccatatttaaataaattttgatttgggGACACAAATGTGACTGTATCTATTATGTGTACACTAGATTTGATCACATGAGGTTCTTGAATGAGGTACTGCTAATTATTTGAGGACAAGGTTTTCATCGGATTTTGATTGTTCTCCATATCTAAGAGGTTCTTATCGGTTTTCCTTTTGGTAAAAGAGGTTCTTAATGTTGCAACCATATATTATGGGTTTTGTTTTACTAACAGTTTATGTCTCCTAGATTATATATTGGTGCGTTAGATTCATAGTGTTTAATAGGGAACAAGAGAAATGCTTAGCAAAGAATTTACTTTATATTGCTCATGAGTTATCTTCCATTTTCTAACAAATGAGAGAATAACTCTAGGTCTGGACCATAATTTCTTAAAAATTCTTTCTAGGAAGAAGAAGGTCTACACTTTAAATAGAGTTCCAACATGGACAACAATTAGGAGTGATAATATTTCCTTAAGAAGGAACTGCTGCGTGGAAAGGGAAATGATGATAGTTCTccaaaataaatatttcataataTTATTAGAGCCATTGACAATCATTGTAataatgattattattatttgggtcGTTGCTGTCCAAGGCCCATAGGCCACTAGGGTGGAAGCCCAAGAGGGTGGCCAAGGCTGGCATCCCAGCTATAAGAGAATAGAAGGCGGCCATGGGGTAGGACTGTGAAAAgggtggggggagggagaaggggaattacatgatttcaagcATCTCATGGGGACAAGTCCAATAAGTGACCTCTTCCTGGGACTTAGACCAAGTCTATCGGAATTAGCAGCCATCATCACCATGCCAAGAGACGCTTTCCAATCCATTATTGGGAAGAGATGCGGAATAACCTTCCCACTTGTGTGAATAAAAAAAGcaagtaaacaaaaaaatagaaattgaaatggaAACGAAACAAACATAACCAAAGCATATACAAGATTTAACGTGGAAAACCATTCTATGTGAAGAGAAAAATCATGGGTCAACTCCAAGAGCAATCCACTAAAAAATCAAAGCAAAGGAttacaatttttatttctcataTTTATGCTCGAAACTTGAGACAATCACAAgattgagaaaataaataacaagCATTTGAAGATTTACAAGGTTACCTCACATGCCCCTAGTAAGCAaaaacatatttaaaatggtgttctcatttttttttttgataagtaactTTATGTAttgaattagagaaagaattacaAAAAAAGGCAACCTCACCCACCCCCTTTAGACAGACCTAAAGAGGGGTAGATAAATCCCTTAACAAGCAGGACAGGCCCTGCAAACTGCCATGTAAAAGATTATACAATCATCTCTTCATTACattacttcttaaaataaaCAGTGCGGCTGGCATCCAAGTCCACAAGACTTTGCAAGTCTTGAGGAAAATTTTCAGGGCGAATATTAGCTTCACCATCTCCTGTATCATATGTAGCCATAAAGTCAGCTGGACTATTGCTCTCCCTCCACACATGTATGATCTCTTTCCTTCCAAATTCCTTTAGCAAATGTAG
It includes:
- the LOC122072682 gene encoding uncharacterized protein LOC122072682; protein product: MRALFWNIRGIKKAAGRATLSNILLDKHPDVVCLAEPMVEVAAFPSLFFNKLGYDACFIHNIRTDKNPNLWVIWKRSLTKPTIISMSDQFISLCINWRNNSIYITFVHASCFRASRRELWMALAATPIGSSPWLVTGDFNASLFSYEKKGPGAFNVGSASEFNAAVDACNLISVPSQGHKFTWTNNRKRGNVLAILDRSFCNEEWINHFHDCTQEVMQRFSSDHSPLCITSDSMMKPANCPFRIQRFWMDHEEFMDVVNKSWSEPVDGYPIFSLALKLNRLKPILRSWARSVFPNLDAELKAAKDDLQQIQSQIDSYGIDDHLFNLEADAKSRYLKALLDHEKLWAEKARNRWLSQGDRNSRFFHLSAKIRRVKNSICSLQKTDGTITSSMDDLAVHVEEYYKAIHKASPTLDHGSLLDCIPHILDELDVRGLEAIPNDQEIKNAIWDLDPDSSPGPDGYSGAFFRHCWELIGFDVCRAVKNFFSSGTLPKGINNSFLVLIPKMEGATSLDKFRPICMQNFFCKILSKVMATRLSSLLPKLISEEQGAFQKGKVIQTNISLASELANLMFECSRGGGMGIKIDIQKAFDTVSWSFLFKVLKKFGFPDTWIDWLHQILRTSRILVLLNGGPVGFFGVERGLRQGDPISPLLFILAEEVLCRGIRLMLQDKKLQAIKGPRGVQMPGFLLFADDIFFFLNGSIKYVRHFHDFLTKYQQFSGQQINLNKSKLFLGKMSLDRKQLISDTLGISICKFPTKYLGVEIFKGRVTREPLLPVWNIRHSSSALSSIINARFLKKDGELKKGYKSSTIWPGLRRMWSLVSSKERWVVGNGVSINCWKDRWVDSESFQQKAGLRDDLFASSSMTVVAFIDNNEWNFPTVSSSLLQDFFLAASTINIPRGNIKDTCIWTLSTSGQFSTFSAWNDIRRRNPKVPWHELVWMKGLSPRQSTFGWRLCHQKLTTDDIIRKKGISLASKCIMCGLHAETLPHLFLNCSVSRVLWENFLSCFGLLWKDQSSIADLISWWNRKRRILSVKDPWAAGLIIVTDTIWQERNHRWHGGKSRDASLLFMKILRTLKESNLNLKGVIRTTADLLCCRKLGLHAVPGDPPSILEVIWCKPPLAWSKINIDGSSMGNPGRAGGGVIRDSNGKVIFSFKHFFGISTNYYAEFMTFLHGIRHAMGQRITNLWIESDSVAVVTAVQACLSFFSLHWSGFPSIEELFSWWRRKSRMIQYIKLWLPLAILIPYHIWDERNKRVFDSQKRPTSSVIAAILRDLQEFSTQVAIQNIDGSSLGNPGRCGVGGIIRNDGAFL
- the LOC122072691 gene encoding aspartyl protease AED1-like — encoded protein: MRKMLDLHMYIQVNLCAAVPNSNYSLEIMVRSNSALLITYSLSQWPVPFQSMNSPSFFWDKAERLYESSVAYYAYIASKKNYGLLATEILSFKDSDRVVTGSVRDVVFGCGDNNHNSVHGKFGEILGLTATDLSVVSQLHSITKRKFSYCLGNASDPSSEGNLIIGEDAHMIKLVGIRVGLQFLDIPSRNVTLDSGTIYTFLPPEVYGKLLAAISQTMKRFKVQPIPPRRIGRLCYIGSISKDLNGFSTMTIGFLENDELVLERWSIFIQHEFAIFCLAFLPSGGPNEPGIIGSMA